In Pseudomonas sp. MYb327, one DNA window encodes the following:
- the tyrS gene encoding tyrosine--tRNA ligase has translation MKSVEEQLALIKRGAEELLVESELIEKLKRGQPLRIKAGFDPTAPDLHLGHTVLINKLRQFQELGHQVIFLIGDFTGMIGDPSGKSATRPPLTREQVLENAETYKTQVFKILDPTKTEVAFNSTWMDQMGPADFIRLTSQYTVARMLERDDFDKRYTTNQPIAIHEFLYPLVQGYDSVALRADVELGGTDQKFNLLMGRELQRGYGQEAQCILTMPLLEGLDGVKKMSKSLGNYVGIQEAPGVMYSKLVSIPDALMWRYFELLSFRSMDEINAFRADVEAGANPRDIKIKLAEEIVARFHGEEAAANAHRAAGNRMKDGELPDDLPEIYLTATEDMPIAAVLNKAGLVKNSAVARDLLGSGGVRIDGEVVDRSFIYVLGATHVCQAGKKAFARITLKSE, from the coding sequence ATGAAGTCGGTTGAAGAGCAGCTAGCGCTGATTAAACGTGGTGCGGAAGAACTGTTGGTCGAGTCCGAGCTGATCGAAAAGCTCAAGCGTGGCCAGCCGCTGCGTATTAAGGCCGGCTTTGACCCGACCGCCCCGGATTTGCACTTGGGTCATACCGTGCTTATTAATAAGCTGCGTCAGTTCCAGGAGTTGGGTCACCAGGTAATCTTCTTGATTGGCGACTTCACCGGGATGATCGGCGATCCGAGCGGCAAGAGCGCGACGCGGCCTCCGTTGACTCGTGAGCAGGTTCTCGAAAACGCTGAGACCTACAAAACTCAGGTTTTCAAAATTCTCGATCCGACCAAGACCGAAGTGGCATTTAACTCCACTTGGATGGATCAGATGGGGCCGGCCGACTTCATTCGCCTGACTTCGCAGTACACCGTGGCCCGCATGCTCGAGCGCGATGACTTCGACAAGCGCTACACAACCAATCAGCCAATCGCCATTCACGAGTTCCTCTATCCGCTGGTACAGGGCTACGACTCGGTTGCCTTGCGCGCAGATGTCGAGTTGGGTGGTACCGATCAGAAGTTCAACCTGCTAATGGGGCGTGAGCTTCAGCGTGGTTATGGTCAGGAAGCTCAATGCATTCTGACCATGCCGTTGCTAGAAGGTCTGGATGGCGTGAAGAAGATGTCCAAGTCGTTGGGCAACTACGTCGGTATCCAGGAAGCTCCGGGCGTGATGTACAGCAAACTGGTCTCCATTCCGGATGCTCTGATGTGGCGTTACTTCGAGCTGCTCAGCTTCCGCTCCATGGATGAGATCAATGCGTTCCGCGCTGACGTAGAGGCGGGTGCTAATCCGCGTGACATCAAGATCAAGCTGGCTGAAGAGATTGTTGCTCGTTTCCATGGTGAAGAGGCTGCGGCTAACGCTCATCGTGCGGCGGGTAATCGCATGAAGGACGGCGAGCTGCCAGACGATCTGCCTGAGATTTATTTGACTGCTACTGAAGATATGCCGATCGCTGCTGTTCTTAATAAGGCGGGCCTTGTGAAGAACTCGGCTGTGGCTCGGGATCTGCTCGGTTCTGGTGGTGTGCGTATAGATGGTGAGGTTGTCGATCGCTCCTTTATATATGTGCTGGGCGCTACCCATGTTTGCCAGGCAGGGAAGAAGGCATTTGCGCGTATTACGCTCAAATCCGAATAA
- the coq7 gene encoding 2-polyprenyl-3-methyl-6-methoxy-1,4-benzoquinone monooxygenase, with protein sequence MTTQRHYSPIDRLLLQADAAMRTLLPFSGQPYRPSPAIVQPDAKMSDEDTRHVAGLMRINHTGEVCAQALYQGQALTAKLPQVRAAMEHAAEEEVDHLVWCEQRIHQLGSHTSILNPLFYGMSFGIGAVAGLISDKVSLGFVAATEDQVCKHLNEHLEQLPAEDEKSRAILEQMRIDEEQHAESALEAGGFRFPAPVKFGMSLLAKVMTKSTYRI encoded by the coding sequence ATGACTACCCAACGTCACTACTCGCCGATTGACCGTCTACTGCTGCAAGCCGATGCCGCGATGCGTACCTTGCTGCCCTTCAGTGGCCAACCGTACCGCCCGTCGCCCGCCATCGTGCAACCTGATGCGAAAATGAGCGACGAAGACACCCGGCACGTTGCCGGCCTGATGCGCATCAACCATACCGGTGAAGTCTGTGCCCAGGCGCTCTATCAAGGGCAGGCCCTGACCGCCAAGCTGCCACAAGTGCGCGCCGCCATGGAACATGCCGCCGAAGAAGAAGTCGATCATCTGGTCTGGTGCGAGCAACGCATCCATCAATTGGGCAGCCACACCAGCATTCTCAATCCGCTGTTCTACGGCATGTCCTTCGGGATTGGCGCGGTCGCAGGTTTGATCAGCGACAAAGTCAGCCTCGGCTTCGTCGCCGCGACCGAAGATCAGGTGTGCAAGCATTTAAACGAACACCTTGAGCAATTGCCGGCCGAAGACGAAAAGTCCCGGGCAATTCTTGAGCAGATGCGCATCGATGAAGAGCAGCATGCCGAAAGTGCGCTGGAGGCTGGCGGTTTTCGTTTTCCGGCGCCGGTGAAGTTCGGGATGAGTTTGCTGGCCAAGGTAATGACCAAGAGCACTTATCGGATCTGA
- a CDS encoding peptidoglycan DD-metalloendopeptidase family protein, with product MTKESSKAPPLYPKTHLLAASGIAALLSLALLVFPSSDVEAKKTTLSLELESPAEQLTQDQDAAEAVQATNEPAASPFAQIDNSAVDTQETAQATPALTPAPATEEKKAPNHREVAVAKGDTLSTLFEKVGLPAISVHEVLASDKQAKQFSQLKHGQKLEFELSPDGQLTNLHSKVSDVETITLTKNDKGYTFNRITAKPTIRSAYVHGVINSSLSQSAARAGLSHSLTMDMASVFGYDVDFAQDIRQGDEFDVIYEQKVVNGKAVGNGPILSARFTNRGKTYTAVRYTNKQGNSSYYTADGNSMRKAFIRTPVDFARISSKFSMGRKHPILNKIRAHKGVDYAAPRGTPIKAAGDGKVLLAGRRGGYGNTVIIQHGSTYRTLYGHMQGFAKGVQTGSNVKQGQVIGYIGTTGLSTGPHLHYEFQVNGVHVDPLGQKVAMADPISKAERARFLAQSQPLMARMDQEKSTMLASKR from the coding sequence ATGACCAAAGAATCGTCTAAAGCGCCTCCGCTTTACCCGAAGACCCACCTGCTCGCAGCGAGTGGCATTGCTGCCCTCCTGAGCCTGGCGCTTCTGGTATTCCCTTCCAGTGATGTTGAAGCAAAAAAAACGACCCTGAGTCTTGAACTGGAAAGCCCTGCTGAACAACTGACACAAGATCAAGACGCTGCTGAGGCTGTCCAAGCCACAAATGAGCCAGCTGCTTCTCCATTCGCGCAGATCGACAACAGCGCAGTAGACACTCAGGAAACCGCTCAAGCCACACCAGCACTAACACCTGCACCGGCCACTGAAGAAAAGAAGGCGCCAAACCACAGGGAAGTGGCCGTCGCCAAGGGCGATACCCTCTCCACACTCTTCGAGAAAGTCGGTCTTCCAGCCATTTCTGTGCATGAAGTGTTGGCCAGCGACAAGCAGGCCAAGCAGTTCAGCCAGCTCAAGCACGGGCAGAAACTCGAATTCGAACTGAGTCCCGACGGCCAGTTGACCAATCTGCACAGCAAGGTCAGCGACGTCGAAACCATCACTCTGACCAAGAATGACAAGGGCTATACGTTCAACCGCATTACCGCCAAGCCGACCATTCGCTCCGCTTATGTTCATGGCGTGATCAACAGCTCGTTGTCGCAGTCCGCCGCTCGCGCCGGCCTGTCGCACAGCCTGACCATGGACATGGCCAGCGTATTTGGCTATGACGTCGACTTCGCCCAGGACATCCGCCAAGGTGACGAGTTTGACGTGATCTATGAGCAAAAAGTCGTCAATGGCAAAGCGGTCGGCAACGGCCCGATCCTGTCCGCACGTTTCACCAATCGTGGCAAGACGTACACCGCAGTGCGTTACACCAACAAACAAGGCAACAGCAGTTACTACACCGCTGACGGAAACAGCATGCGCAAGGCATTCATCCGTACTCCGGTGGATTTCGCTCGAATCAGCTCGAAGTTTTCCATGGGCCGCAAACACCCGATCCTGAACAAGATCCGCGCCCACAAAGGCGTTGACTACGCAGCACCACGCGGCACGCCAATCAAGGCTGCCGGTGACGGCAAGGTTTTGCTGGCCGGGCGTCGGGGCGGTTACGGCAACACTGTGATCATCCAGCATGGCAGCACATACCGCACGCTGTATGGCCACATGCAGGGTTTCGCCAAAGGCGTGCAGACCGGTAGCAACGTCAAGCAAGGCCAGGTGATCGGTTATATCGGCACAACCGGCCTTTCCACCGGTCCGCACTTGCACTACGAGTTCCAGGTCAACGGCGTTCACGTCGACCCACTGGGCCAGAAAGTGGCGATGGCCGATCCGATTTCCAAGGCCGAACGCGCTCGTTTCCTCGCACAGAGTCAGCCGCTTATGGCGCGCATGGATCAAGAAAAATCCACCATGCTGGCTTCGAAGCGCTAG
- the erpA gene encoding iron-sulfur cluster insertion protein ErpA, with protein MSVESFTPTALQFTHGAAHKVKSLVDEEGNDRLKLRVFVTGGGCSGFQYGFTFDEEVADDDTIVEREGVSLVVDPMSFQYLAGAEVDYQEGLEGSRFVIKNPNATTTCGCGSSFSI; from the coding sequence ATGAGCGTCGAATCCTTCACCCCCACGGCTTTGCAATTCACCCACGGTGCCGCGCACAAGGTGAAGAGCCTGGTCGATGAAGAGGGGAATGATCGCTTGAAGCTGCGCGTATTTGTTACGGGCGGCGGTTGTTCAGGTTTTCAGTACGGCTTCACCTTCGATGAAGAAGTGGCCGATGACGACACCATCGTCGAGCGCGAAGGTGTGAGTCTGGTAGTTGATCCGATGAGCTTCCAGTACCTGGCGGGTGCCGAGGTGGATTATCAGGAAGGTTTGGAAGGTTCGCGTTTCGTCATCAAGAACCCGAATGCGACCACCACCTGTGGGTGCGGTTCTTCGTTCTCGATCTGA
- the birA gene encoding bifunctional biotin--[acetyl-CoA-carboxylase] ligase/biotin operon repressor BirA — MLTLLKLLKDGRFHSGQALGAALGVSRSAVWKQLQQLEAELGLSIHKVRGRGYQLAAPLMLLDPQEIGRLAPSCNWPALVFDSIDSTNAEALRAINYGQPSPFIVVAERQTAGRGRRGRRWASPFAENIYYSLVLRIDGGMRQLEGLSLVVGLAVMQTLRGHGVSAAGLKWPNDVLVGQKKIAGILLELVGDPADVCHVVLGVGINVNMQLTDEVDQQWTSMRLESGKMFDRNKLVAELGLTLQKYLERHQVSGFSAIQSEWEQNHLWQGRPVSLIAGVSQIDGEVLGIDGQGALRMKVDGVEKVFSGGELSLRLRDDS, encoded by the coding sequence ATGCTGACGTTGTTAAAACTTCTTAAAGATGGCCGATTCCATTCGGGTCAGGCGCTGGGCGCTGCCCTGGGCGTCAGTCGCAGTGCTGTCTGGAAGCAACTCCAGCAGCTTGAGGCTGAACTTGGGTTGTCCATTCACAAGGTGAGGGGGCGGGGCTATCAATTGGCGGCGCCCTTGATGTTGCTGGATCCGCAGGAGATAGGCCGCCTAGCGCCATCCTGTAATTGGCCTGCCCTGGTTTTTGACTCGATAGACTCCACAAATGCAGAAGCACTGCGTGCCATAAATTATGGCCAGCCCTCGCCCTTTATCGTGGTTGCCGAGCGCCAGACGGCGGGTCGCGGGAGGCGTGGGAGGAGATGGGCGAGTCCATTTGCAGAAAACATCTATTACAGTCTGGTGCTGCGCATAGACGGTGGGATGCGTCAGCTGGAGGGGTTGAGTCTTGTTGTGGGGCTTGCTGTCATGCAAACGCTACGTGGGCACGGTGTCTCTGCAGCTGGATTGAAGTGGCCTAACGACGTTTTGGTGGGCCAGAAGAAGATTGCCGGAATTCTCCTTGAGTTGGTAGGTGATCCCGCTGATGTGTGCCATGTGGTGCTGGGTGTCGGAATCAATGTAAACATGCAGCTAACCGATGAGGTGGATCAGCAGTGGACTTCCATGCGGCTGGAGTCCGGCAAGATGTTCGATCGCAATAAGCTGGTCGCGGAGCTTGGACTGACGCTGCAGAAGTACCTGGAGCGCCATCAAGTGAGCGGATTTTCGGCAATCCAGTCAGAGTGGGAGCAAAATCATCTGTGGCAGGGGCGTCCGGTGTCATTGATCGCCGGCGTTAGCCAAATAGACGGTGAGGTGCTAGGCATCGATGGTCAAGGAGCCTTGCGCATGAAGGTGGATGGTGTGGAAAAAGTGTTCAGTGGTGGCGAGCTGAGTCTGAGGTTGCGCGATGATTCTTGA
- a CDS encoding anhydro-N-acetylmuramic acid kinase gives MALYIGVMSGTSLDGLDIALVEIAPAIRLIATHYIPMPESLRAELLGLCASGPDEIARSAIAQQNWVKLAAQGIHTLLDQQHLKAEDICAIGSHGQTIRHEPARGFTVQIGNPALLTELTGITVVSDFRSRDVAAGGQGAPLVPAFHEALFEERTGNRAVLNVGGFSNLSLIEPGQPVAGFDCGPGNVLLDAWIHQVRGDNFDRDGQWAASGKVEPALLKELLSDPFFVTKGPKSTGREVFNLPWLTQHLAQLPRFAAENVQATLLELTALTIVESLQSAQSDTRELLVCGGGAHNATLMKRLSDLLPNAKVSSTATYGVDPDWVEAMAFAWLAHCCLEGIAANRPSVTGARGLRVLGAIYPA, from the coding sequence ATGGCGCTCTATATCGGTGTGATGTCCGGGACCAGCCTTGATGGCCTGGACATCGCGCTAGTCGAGATAGCTCCGGCGATCAGGTTGATCGCCACACATTACATCCCCATGCCCGAATCCCTGCGCGCCGAGCTGCTTGGCTTGTGCGCCAGCGGTCCGGACGAGATTGCCCGCTCCGCCATCGCCCAGCAAAACTGGGTGAAATTGGCCGCACAGGGCATTCATACCCTTCTTGATCAACAGCACCTCAAAGCCGAAGACATTTGCGCGATTGGCAGTCATGGCCAGACCATTCGCCATGAACCGGCACGCGGGTTCACAGTGCAGATTGGCAATCCGGCACTGCTGACCGAGCTGACTGGCATCACCGTGGTCAGTGACTTCCGCAGTCGCGACGTCGCCGCCGGTGGGCAAGGCGCTCCGCTGGTCCCAGCCTTCCACGAAGCCTTGTTTGAAGAGCGCACCGGCAACCGTGCCGTTCTGAACGTTGGTGGCTTCAGCAACCTCAGCCTGATCGAACCAGGCCAACCGGTTGCGGGCTTCGACTGCGGTCCGGGAAATGTGTTGCTGGACGCATGGATTCACCAGGTACGCGGCGACAACTTTGATCGTGACGGCCAATGGGCCGCCAGCGGCAAGGTTGAACCAGCCCTGCTGAAAGAACTGCTCAGCGATCCATTCTTCGTCACTAAAGGCCCGAAGAGTACCGGCCGGGAAGTGTTCAACCTGCCATGGCTGACGCAACACCTGGCACAGCTACCCCGCTTCGCTGCCGAAAATGTGCAGGCAACGCTGCTGGAGCTGACCGCACTGACCATCGTCGAATCGCTACAAAGCGCCCAATCTGACACTCGAGAACTGCTCGTCTGCGGCGGCGGCGCGCACAATGCCACGCTAATGAAGCGCTTGAGCGACTTATTGCCGAACGCGAAAGTCAGCAGCACAGCGACGTACGGCGTAGACCCCGACTGGGTCGAAGCCATGGCCTTCGCCTGGCTGGCCCATTGCTGCCTCGAAGGTATCGCAGCCAATCGCCCGAGCGTTACTGGCGCCCGCGGCTTGCGCGTACTCGGCGCCATCTACCCCGCCTGA
- a CDS encoding nitronate monooxygenase family protein, which yields MSLPALLEQRLRLPVVAAPMFLISNPQLVLACCRNGVVGSFPALNQRESSGFKAWLEEIEEGLATLENPAPYAVNLIVHNSNPRLQADLEICIEHKVPIVITSLGAVKELVDAVHSYGGLVFHDVTTRRHAEKAAEAGVDGLIAVAAGAGGHAGTWSPFSLIAEIRQFFDKTLLLAGCLNHGHEILAAQLLGADLAYFGTRFIGTTESHAPDAYKEMLLTARAADIIHTPAVSGVPASFMRQSLEAAGFDMAALQNKGEVNFGSKLKPISDEAKAWKTVWSAGQGVGEIDDLPSVDQLVARLDAEYRQALEHAARLPKRWPR from the coding sequence ATGTCGCTGCCCGCTCTCCTTGAACAACGTTTGCGTTTGCCCGTGGTGGCAGCGCCGATGTTCCTGATTTCCAATCCGCAACTGGTGCTCGCCTGCTGTCGTAATGGCGTGGTTGGCAGTTTCCCCGCGCTGAATCAGCGCGAGAGCAGTGGCTTCAAGGCCTGGCTGGAAGAGATCGAAGAGGGACTGGCGACACTGGAGAACCCCGCGCCGTACGCGGTGAACCTGATCGTCCATAACAGCAACCCACGGCTGCAGGCGGACTTGGAGATCTGTATCGAGCACAAAGTGCCGATCGTGATCACCAGTCTCGGCGCAGTAAAGGAACTGGTCGATGCGGTCCACAGCTACGGCGGCCTTGTATTCCACGACGTGACAACCCGTCGTCATGCCGAAAAAGCCGCCGAAGCTGGCGTGGATGGCTTGATCGCCGTTGCCGCCGGTGCGGGTGGGCATGCGGGGACCTGGAGCCCGTTTTCGCTGATCGCCGAAATCCGTCAGTTCTTCGACAAGACTTTGCTGCTGGCCGGGTGCCTGAATCACGGTCACGAAATTCTCGCCGCGCAATTGCTTGGTGCGGACCTTGCCTACTTCGGCACGCGCTTTATCGGCACCACCGAAAGTCATGCGCCTGACGCCTACAAAGAGATGCTGCTGACGGCCAGAGCCGCAGACATCATCCATACTCCAGCCGTGTCGGGTGTACCTGCGAGCTTCATGCGCCAGAGCCTGGAAGCCGCCGGTTTCGACATGGCAGCGCTGCAAAACAAGGGTGAGGTCAATTTCGGTTCCAAGCTCAAACCCATCAGTGATGAAGCCAAAGCCTGGAAAACTGTGTGGTCCGCGGGCCAGGGTGTCGGTGAAATCGATGACTTGCCGAGCGTCGATCAGTTGGTGGCGCGCCTCGACGCCGAATACCGTCAGGCACTGGAGCACGCGGCGCGACTGCCCAAGCGCTGGCCTCGCTGA
- a CDS encoding histidine triad nucleotide-binding protein yields the protein MDTLFTKIINREIPAKIIYEDDQVLAFHDIAPQAPVHFLVIPKKHVRTLNDLSEDDKALAGHILFTAQRLALELGCEKGFRVVMNCNEDGGQTVYHIHMHVLGQRQMHWPPG from the coding sequence GTGGATACTCTGTTCACCAAGATCATCAATCGGGAAATCCCGGCGAAGATCATTTACGAGGACGACCAGGTCCTGGCCTTCCACGACATCGCCCCACAGGCACCGGTGCATTTTCTGGTGATCCCGAAAAAACATGTGCGCACCCTTAACGACCTCAGCGAGGACGACAAGGCATTGGCCGGGCATATTCTGTTCACAGCCCAGCGACTGGCCCTGGAACTGGGTTGCGAAAAAGGTTTCCGCGTTGTCATGAACTGCAATGAAGACGGTGGGCAGACTGTCTATCACATTCATATGCATGTACTGGGTCAGCGCCAGATGCATTGGCCGCCGGGCTGA
- a CDS encoding DUF805 domain-containing protein has translation MSENRFKIVFDGTLLPGVDIGTAKLNLAALYKSDVAAVERLFSGKSVALKRDLSQDDAQTYLQALKNTGIDARVELEPAIDLKLSDIHEHAPATIAAQSESPYAPPQANVGEHLPEYATLKPFDVEGRIGRLRFLAWSMVLSLVTIAVVSVFALVGLALVSTDSTAGLIIGGILAFILCVVFLIASILITVQRLHDIGWSGWLWLLNLVPFVGSFFPLLLLLMPGTNLANRYGAPPPPNSTAVKVLSSLWVVLIALLIAGAMAGGISAIQDEYENTLESSYQSGSVTTDEIEVEIDPPVNSVDDSAEEAQPPVDSAKE, from the coding sequence ATGAGCGAAAACCGTTTCAAGATCGTCTTCGACGGCACGCTATTGCCAGGCGTTGATATCGGCACCGCCAAATTAAATCTCGCCGCGTTGTACAAAAGCGATGTCGCCGCCGTCGAGCGACTGTTCAGCGGCAAATCGGTCGCGCTCAAACGTGATCTGTCACAGGACGACGCACAAACCTACCTTCAAGCACTGAAGAACACCGGCATCGATGCCCGTGTAGAGCTCGAGCCCGCGATCGATCTAAAGCTGTCCGATATTCACGAACACGCTCCAGCTACCATCGCAGCACAATCCGAATCCCCCTATGCACCGCCACAAGCCAATGTCGGCGAGCACTTGCCCGAGTACGCAACGCTCAAGCCATTCGATGTCGAAGGCCGTATAGGGCGCCTGCGTTTCCTCGCATGGTCGATGGTGTTGAGCCTGGTGACGATTGCTGTGGTTTCTGTCTTCGCCTTGGTCGGCCTGGCCCTCGTCAGCACCGACTCGACCGCCGGCCTGATCATCGGCGGTATTCTGGCTTTCATCCTGTGCGTGGTCTTCCTGATCGCCAGCATCCTGATCACCGTTCAACGCTTGCATGATATCGGCTGGTCCGGCTGGCTCTGGTTACTGAACCTTGTGCCGTTCGTGGGCAGTTTCTTCCCGTTGCTGCTGTTGCTCATGCCGGGAACCAACCTCGCCAATCGCTATGGCGCCCCGCCACCGCCCAACAGCACGGCGGTCAAGGTGCTGTCGTCGTTGTGGGTCGTATTGATCGCGTTGCTGATCGCCGGCGCAATGGCGGGAGGTATCTCGGCCATTCAGGACGAATACGAGAACACCCTTGAAAGCAGCTACCAAAGCGGCTCGGTCACCACCGACGAGATCGAAGTCGAGATCGATCCGCCAGTAAATTCCGTTGACGATTCAGCCGAAGAAGCCCAGCCCCCTGTAGACTCTGCGAAAGAATGA
- the argC gene encoding N-acetyl-gamma-glutamyl-phosphate reductase, translating into MVKVGIVGGTGYTGVELLRLLAQHPQAEVVVITSRSEAGLAVADMYPNLRGHYDGLAFSVPDIKTLGACDVVFFATPHGVAHALAGELLAAGTKVIDLSADFRLQDADEWAKWYGQPHGAPELLDEAVYGLPEVNREQIKKARLIAVPGCYPTATQLGFLPLLEAGLADTKVLIADCKSGVSGAGRGAAVGSLYSETSESMKAYAVKGHRHLPEIRQGLCRAAGKDVGLTFVPHLTPMIRGIHSTLYATVVDRSVDLQALFEKRYANEPFVDVMPAGSHPETRSVRGANVCRIAVHRPQDGDLVVVLSVIDNLVKGASGQAVQNMNILFGLDERLGLSHAGMLP; encoded by the coding sequence ATGGTCAAGGTCGGTATCGTCGGCGGCACGGGTTACACAGGTGTCGAACTGCTGCGTCTGTTGGCACAGCATCCGCAAGCTGAAGTGGTGGTCATCACTTCCCGATCCGAGGCTGGCCTGGCTGTGGCTGACATGTACCCGAACCTGCGAGGCCACTACGATGGCCTGGCGTTTAGCGTTCCAGACATCAAGACATTGGGCGCTTGCGACGTGGTGTTCTTTGCCACGCCGCACGGTGTGGCCCACGCTCTGGCAGGTGAGTTGCTCGCAGCCGGGACCAAGGTCATCGACCTGTCGGCTGACTTCCGCCTGCAAGATGCTGATGAGTGGGCTAAATGGTACGGCCAGCCGCACGGTGCGCCGGAATTGCTGGACGAAGCGGTCTACGGCCTGCCTGAAGTCAATCGCGAGCAGATCAAGAAGGCGCGCCTGATTGCGGTGCCGGGTTGCTATCCGACCGCTACGCAACTGGGTTTCCTGCCTTTGCTTGAAGCCGGTCTTGCGGATACCAAGGTCTTGATTGCGGATTGCAAATCCGGTGTCAGCGGAGCCGGTCGTGGCGCTGCTGTAGGTTCGCTGTACTCCGAGACGTCGGAAAGCATGAAGGCGTACGCCGTGAAAGGTCACCGTCACTTGCCGGAAATTCGCCAGGGTCTGTGTCGCGCAGCGGGTAAGGATGTCGGCCTGACTTTCGTTCCGCACCTGACGCCGATGATCCGTGGCATTCACTCCACGCTGTATGCGACCGTTGTGGATCGCTCGGTGGATCTGCAGGCGTTGTTTGAAAAGCGTTACGCCAACGAACCGTTCGTCGACGTCATGCCTGCCGGCAGCCACCCGGAAACCCGCAGCGTGCGTGGCGCCAACGTGTGCCGTATCGCGGTGCATCGTCCGCAGGATGGGGATCTGGTGGTGGTGCTGTCGGTAATCGATAACCTGGTCAAAGGTGCTTCGGGTCAAGCGGTGCAGAATATGAACATCCTGTTTGGTCTGGATGAGCGCCTGGGTCTGTCCCACGCCGGCATGCTTCCATAA
- the hemJ gene encoding protoporphyrinogen oxidase HemJ: protein MLFLWLKALHIISIVCWFAGLFYLPRLFVYHAQSEDTVSKERFSIMERKLYRGIMGPSMIATLIFGGWLISLNPSAYFSQGGWMHAKLTLVVLLIGYHHMCGAQVKRFARGENTRSHVFYRWFNEVPVLILLAIVILVVVRPF, encoded by the coding sequence ATGCTTTTTCTGTGGCTCAAAGCGCTTCACATCATCAGCATCGTTTGCTGGTTTGCCGGCCTGTTCTACTTGCCGCGACTCTTCGTTTACCACGCGCAAAGCGAAGACACTGTCAGCAAAGAACGCTTCAGCATCATGGAGCGCAAGCTGTATCGCGGCATCATGGGCCCTTCGATGATCGCCACGCTGATTTTCGGCGGCTGGTTGATCAGCCTTAACCCGAGCGCCTATTTCAGCCAGGGTGGCTGGATGCACGCCAAGCTGACCCTGGTGGTCTTGCTGATCGGCTACCACCACATGTGTGGCGCCCAGGTGAAGCGTTTTGCCCGTGGCGAAAACACCCGCAGCCATGTCTTTTATCGCTGGTTCAATGAAGTGCCGGTTCTGATATTGCTGGCAATCGTAATTCTGGTCGTCGTTCGGCCGTTCTAA
- a CDS encoding SDR family oxidoreductase, producing MTRYALITGASSGIGLAMAEALARRGRSLILVARQRDQLESIAIELTQRFGVEVLFRACDLGEPLRLSGFLLELEEGDRQIDLLVNCAGIGTCGPFLAQDWMTEQDLIEVNILALTRLCHAIGNSMALQGGGQILNVASVAAFQPGPWMSTYYASKAYVLHFSEGLRVELKKCAVKVSVLCPGPTRTAFFRTAQLDNDKLANSKMLMSPEEVALYTVRALEKNRAIIIPGRRNRWFAALPRFSTRWLTRTIAGMVIKAHCPR from the coding sequence ATGACCCGTTACGCTCTGATCACTGGTGCCTCCAGCGGTATCGGCCTGGCCATGGCCGAAGCGTTGGCCCGGCGCGGCCGCAGCCTGATTCTGGTGGCCCGACAACGTGATCAGCTGGAAAGTATTGCAATTGAACTAACCCAACGTTTTGGCGTGGAAGTGTTGTTCCGCGCCTGCGACCTGGGCGAGCCACTGCGGCTATCCGGATTCCTCCTGGAGCTGGAAGAAGGTGACCGGCAGATCGATCTGCTGGTGAACTGCGCCGGTATCGGTACTTGCGGCCCATTCCTGGCGCAGGACTGGATGACCGAGCAGGACTTGATCGAAGTAAATATTCTGGCGCTGACCCGTTTGTGCCACGCCATCGGCAACAGCATGGCCTTGCAGGGCGGCGGGCAGATTCTGAACGTCGCTTCGGTCGCGGCATTCCAGCCGGGGCCGTGGATGAGCACCTACTACGCCAGCAAGGCTTATGTGCTGCACTTTTCCGAAGGTCTGCGCGTCGAGCTGAAGAAATGTGCGGTCAAGGTATCGGTGCTCTGCCCCGGCCCGACGCGCACGGCGTTTTTCCGCACCGCGCAATTGGACAACGACAAACTGGCCAACAGTAAAATGCTGATGAGCCCGGAGGAAGTCGCGCTCTATACCGTGCGAGCCCTGGAGAAAAATCGCGCCATCATTATTCCGGGACGACGTAACCGCTGGTTCGCCGCCCTGCCCCGGTTCAGTACGCGCTGGCTGACCCGGACAATCGCCGGCATGGTCATCAAGGCACACTGTCCGCGCTGA